One segment of Mycolicibacterium sp. YH-1 DNA contains the following:
- a CDS encoding MCE family protein, translated as MTHTARNFIAAALAVVAAGGAVVLLRDTEQIDRTHVVAYFENSNGIYAGDDVRIVGVPVGRIESIEPQPTSVKVSLWFDSKYKVPADAKAAILSPTLVTARSIQLTPAYTGGPVMADDAVIPRERTAVPVEWDEVRRQLEKLSESLQPTEPGGVSPLGSAINTAADNLRGEGANIRDTVIKLSQAFSALGDHSTDIFSTVKNLAILVSALQDSTNLMRQLNQNLASVTGSLANDPDEVANAVHDLNDVVGEVQTFVADNREALGTTSDKLAGVTQALTDSLGDIKQVLHVAPNTLQNYVNIWQPAQGAVSSVPMLNNFANPLAFLCGAIQAASRLGAEQSAKLCVQYMAPIVKNRQYNFLPVAQNVFVGATTRPNELTYSEDWLRPDYIPPQPAAQQPLPPADGQPLAPAMGPPLAAEAPVTPDPADGLQGLMVPPEPPREPGRAGP; from the coding sequence ATGACACACACCGCCCGGAACTTCATCGCCGCTGCACTGGCGGTGGTAGCGGCGGGCGGCGCGGTCGTGTTGTTGCGCGACACCGAACAGATCGACCGCACACATGTCGTCGCCTATTTCGAGAACAGCAACGGCATCTACGCGGGTGACGACGTTCGCATCGTCGGAGTACCCGTGGGCAGGATCGAGTCCATCGAGCCGCAGCCCACGTCGGTCAAGGTCTCGCTCTGGTTCGACAGCAAGTACAAGGTTCCGGCCGACGCGAAGGCGGCGATCTTGTCGCCGACTTTGGTGACCGCGAGGAGTATTCAGCTCACCCCGGCCTACACCGGAGGCCCCGTTATGGCCGACGACGCCGTCATTCCGCGGGAGCGCACCGCGGTTCCGGTGGAATGGGACGAGGTCCGACGGCAGTTGGAGAAGCTGTCCGAGTCGCTGCAGCCGACTGAACCCGGCGGCGTGAGCCCGCTGGGCTCGGCGATCAACACCGCCGCGGACAACTTGCGTGGTGAGGGCGCCAACATCCGGGACACCGTGATCAAGCTGTCGCAAGCCTTCTCGGCCCTCGGCGATCACAGCACCGACATCTTCTCCACCGTCAAGAATTTGGCGATCCTGGTGTCCGCGCTGCAGGACAGCACCAACTTGATGCGCCAACTCAACCAGAACCTCGCGTCCGTGACCGGCTCACTCGCCAACGATCCCGACGAAGTGGCCAACGCTGTCCACGATCTCAACGACGTCGTCGGCGAGGTCCAGACGTTCGTGGCCGACAACCGCGAAGCGCTTGGCACCACGTCCGACAAGTTGGCGGGCGTGACCCAGGCGCTGACCGACAGCTTGGGCGATATCAAGCAGGTCCTGCACGTAGCGCCCAATACCTTGCAGAACTACGTGAACATCTGGCAACCGGCCCAGGGTGCGGTGAGCAGCGTGCCGATGCTCAACAATTTCGCCAACCCCCTTGCCTTTCTGTGCGGCGCCATTCAGGCGGCGTCACGGCTCGGCGCCGAGCAGTCGGCGAAGCTGTGCGTGCAATACATGGCGCCGATTGTGAAGAACCGCCAGTACAACTTCCTGCCCGTTGCGCAGAATGTCTTCGTCGGTGCGACCACGCGACCGAATGAGCTCACCTACAGCGAGGATTGGCTACGGCCGGACTACATCCCGCCGCAACCCGCTGCGCAGCAGCCACTGCCGCCGGCGGACGGGCAGCCGTTGGCACCGGCCATGGGTCCACCGTTGGCGGCGGAGGCGCCCGTCACACCGGACCCGGCCGACGGCCTGCAGGGGCTGATGGTGCCACCTGAGCCCCCGCGCGAGCCGGGAAGGGCTGGGCCATGA
- a CDS encoding MCE family protein, translating into MKSFSERNQLVIGVVGLALTIGIVLGSLNYDRLPFLQGKEYSAHFAEAGGLTTGEAVQVSGFKVGEVKSIELDGPMALVKFTVAKNIRLGDRTEAAIKSRGLLGTKVLEVTSRGEGQQQGTIPVERTRSPYQLPDALGELAVTISGLNTNQLSDSLRVLAETFADTPPELRIAVEGVARFSETLNERDARLRGLLVDANRATTVLAERSNQVVSLIANTDALLSELESQSAALDQISGNISALSNQLLGFIAENRDTMKPALDKLNGVLTIVDNRKERLQRSIKLLGQYSMSLGESVASGPFFKTYVANLLPGQFLQPFIDAAFSDLGLDPNVRLPSELTDPQIGQPGTPALPVPYPRTGQGGEPRLNLPDAITGNPGDPGCGPPGLPLPGPTGCYPYREPPPAPPPGGPPPGPPAEAPPGLASTPEPTPKPVFVPAPGEVPPPAEAGQ; encoded by the coding sequence GTGAAGTCCTTCAGTGAACGGAATCAGCTCGTCATCGGCGTCGTCGGACTGGCGTTGACGATCGGCATCGTGCTGGGGTCCTTGAACTACGACAGGCTGCCGTTTCTTCAGGGCAAGGAGTACTCGGCCCACTTCGCTGAGGCGGGTGGTCTGACGACCGGTGAGGCGGTACAGGTTTCGGGCTTCAAGGTGGGTGAGGTCAAGTCGATCGAGTTGGACGGACCGATGGCGCTGGTGAAGTTCACCGTCGCCAAGAACATCCGGCTCGGGGATCGCACCGAGGCGGCGATCAAGTCCAGGGGGCTGTTGGGCACCAAGGTTCTCGAGGTGACCTCCCGCGGAGAGGGGCAACAGCAGGGCACGATTCCCGTCGAGCGCACCAGGTCGCCGTATCAACTGCCCGATGCGCTGGGCGAGCTGGCGGTGACGATCAGCGGCCTGAACACCAATCAGCTGTCGGATTCGCTGAGGGTGTTGGCGGAGACCTTCGCCGACACCCCGCCGGAGCTGCGTATCGCGGTCGAGGGAGTGGCACGGTTCTCCGAGACGCTGAACGAGCGCGATGCGCGGCTGCGAGGTCTGCTGGTCGACGCCAACAGGGCCACCACGGTGCTGGCCGAGCGAAGCAACCAGGTGGTGAGCCTTATCGCCAACACCGACGCGCTGCTGAGTGAGCTGGAAAGCCAAAGCGCCGCACTGGATCAGATCTCCGGCAACATCTCGGCGCTCAGCAATCAACTGTTGGGCTTTATCGCCGAGAACCGTGACACCATGAAACCTGCCCTGGACAAGCTCAACGGCGTGCTGACGATCGTCGACAACCGCAAGGAACGCTTGCAGAGATCGATCAAACTGCTCGGCCAGTACTCGATGTCGTTGGGCGAATCGGTGGCATCGGGGCCGTTCTTCAAGACCTACGTCGCCAACCTCCTGCCGGGCCAATTCCTGCAGCCGTTCATCGACGCCGCGTTCTCCGACCTCGGTCTCGACCCCAACGTCCGCCTGCCATCGGAACTCACCGATCCACAGATTGGCCAGCCGGGGACCCCGGCACTGCCGGTGCCCTATCCGCGCACCGGCCAGGGTGGCGAACCGCGCTTGAACCTGCCGGACGCGATCACCGGCAACCCAGGCGATCCGGGCTGCGGTCCACCCGGCCTGCCGCTGCCCGGCCCCACCGGCTGCTATCCCTACCGCGAGCCCCCACCCGCCCCGCCGCCCGGTGGACCGCCACCCGGGCCTCCCGCCGAGGCCCCACCCGGACTGGCATCCACACCCGAACCGACGCCGAAGCCCGTTTTCGTGCCCGCGCCGGGTGAGGTGCCGCCTCCCGCGGAGGCCGGCCAATGA